A single region of the Arthrobacter sp. V1I7 genome encodes:
- a CDS encoding DUF47 domain-containing protein, producing the protein MKLRLFPQEPAGLNLLSLLAHQIVLATGTVSEIFGAPASEHGRLVEDMHNHEAKSAELHFALLTHMRTSFVNPLPREDMYALSRYLNEAMEKLDAAAELVSLYKLDRLPKRAADQLEIISRQAELTVDAMRRLNNLDDLEDYWIEILRLAKRAERTHRVWVADMLNDMKSAQYARNRDIANQLVEVTKDMRRIATQVGSIIVKES; encoded by the coding sequence GTGAAGCTGCGCCTTTTCCCCCAGGAGCCCGCCGGGCTGAACCTGCTCTCCCTGCTGGCACACCAGATCGTGCTCGCCACCGGCACCGTCTCGGAAATCTTCGGCGCACCCGCGAGCGAACACGGCCGGCTCGTGGAGGATATGCACAACCACGAGGCCAAGTCCGCGGAACTGCACTTCGCCCTGCTGACCCACATGCGGACCAGCTTCGTGAACCCGCTCCCGCGCGAAGACATGTACGCGCTCTCGCGGTACCTCAATGAGGCGATGGAAAAGCTCGACGCCGCCGCAGAGCTCGTGTCCCTTTATAAGCTGGACCGCCTGCCCAAAAGGGCCGCGGACCAGCTGGAGATCATCAGCCGGCAGGCCGAGCTCACCGTCGACGCCATGCGCAGGCTCAACAACCTGGACGACCTCGAGGACTACTGGATCGAGATCCTCCGGCTGGCCAAGCGCGCGGAGCGGACCCACCGGGTCTGGGTGGCGGACATGCTCAATGACATGAAGTCGGCCCAGTACGCCCGCAACCGGGACATCGCCAACCAGCTCGTGGAAGTCACCAAGGACATGCGGCGGATCGCCACCCAGGTGGGCAGCATCATCGTCAAGGAATCCTGA
- a CDS encoding inorganic phosphate transporter: protein MTVFFFALVVVFAGAFAFLNGFRDASTSVALPVRTRALTPTVAVLFAGLFNFIGAALSATLALEVSRTWIQLPAGQNGLTILVAGLLSAVIWGIYTWWRGIPSSSTHALVGGLAGAGVASLAVGGHAVSGVDNSLLFQVVLPLLLSPAIAFVGAYLLVWPATWAARYTPPNVVNSRSRWAQTIAAGAVAFAHGLQDGQRTGAVLILALLASGLSDGGSMPIWVALLTASMLTAGTLAGGWRISYTVGYRLIRMDPLRGFAAQLSSSVILLVGAIGLHWPISTTHTVTTAVLGAGSNQGFPATNRRVVLRVLAFWLLTPVLTAAVAFVLELSLSPLAGL, encoded by the coding sequence GTGACGGTGTTCTTCTTTGCCCTGGTGGTGGTTTTCGCCGGGGCATTTGCCTTCCTGAACGGCTTCCGGGACGCCTCGACGTCGGTGGCGCTGCCGGTGCGGACCCGGGCCCTGACTCCCACCGTGGCGGTGCTCTTCGCGGGCCTGTTCAACTTCATCGGCGCCGCCCTGAGCGCCACCCTGGCACTGGAAGTAAGCCGGACCTGGATCCAGCTCCCGGCCGGACAGAACGGCCTGACCATTCTCGTGGCGGGCCTCCTCAGCGCCGTCATCTGGGGCATCTACACCTGGTGGCGCGGGATCCCTTCCTCCTCCACCCATGCCTTAGTGGGCGGACTGGCCGGCGCCGGCGTGGCGAGCCTCGCGGTGGGCGGACACGCGGTCTCGGGAGTGGATAACTCCCTGCTGTTCCAGGTGGTGCTGCCGCTACTGCTCTCGCCAGCCATTGCCTTTGTCGGGGCCTACCTGCTGGTCTGGCCCGCGACCTGGGCCGCGCGCTACACGCCCCCGAACGTTGTCAACAGCCGGTCCCGCTGGGCCCAGACCATCGCCGCCGGCGCCGTCGCGTTCGCTCACGGCCTGCAGGACGGACAGCGGACCGGGGCGGTGCTGATCCTTGCCCTGCTCGCCTCCGGGCTGTCCGACGGCGGCTCCATGCCGATCTGGGTGGCGCTGCTCACCGCGTCGATGCTGACGGCGGGGACCCTGGCCGGGGGCTGGCGGATTTCCTACACGGTCGGTTACCGGCTGATCCGGATGGATCCCCTCCGCGGGTTCGCGGCCCAGCTCTCCAGCTCGGTAATCCTGCTGGTCGGCGCGATCGGGCTGCACTGGCCCATTTCCACGACCCACACGGTGACCACAGCCGTGCTGGGGGCCGGCTCCAACCAGGGCTTCCCCGCCACCAACAGGCGGGTCGTGCTGCGGGTCCTGGCCTTCTGGCTGCTCACCCCGGTCCTCACCGCGGCTGTCGCGTTCGTCCTGGAACTTTCACTCTCGCCGTTGGCGGGGCTGTAG
- the pstB gene encoding phosphate ABC transporter ATP-binding protein PstB yields the protein MSKRIDVKDLNVYYSKFLAVEDVSINIEAKSVTAFIGPSGCGKSTFLRTLNRMHEVIPGARVEGEVLLDGDNLYGPGVDPVTVRSQIGMVFQRPNPFPTMSIRDNVLAGVKLNNQKISKGEADALVERSLRGANLWNEVKDRLGKPGSGLSGGQQQRLCIARAIAVEPQVILMDEPCSALDPISTLAIEDLINDLKDQYTVVIVTHNMQQAARVSDRTAFFNIAGTGKPGKLIEVGDTHTMFSNPTQKATEDYVSGRFG from the coding sequence ATGTCTAAGCGCATCGACGTCAAGGACCTGAACGTCTACTACAGCAAATTCCTGGCCGTCGAAGACGTCAGCATCAATATCGAAGCCAAGTCGGTCACCGCCTTCATCGGCCCCTCGGGCTGCGGTAAGTCCACCTTCCTGCGCACCCTGAACCGGATGCACGAGGTCATTCCCGGTGCCCGCGTCGAAGGTGAAGTGCTGCTCGACGGCGACAACCTCTACGGTCCCGGCGTGGACCCGGTGACCGTCCGGTCCCAGATCGGCATGGTTTTCCAGCGACCCAACCCGTTCCCCACAATGTCCATCCGGGACAACGTGCTGGCCGGCGTGAAGCTGAACAACCAGAAAATCTCCAAGGGCGAGGCCGATGCCCTGGTGGAGCGCTCGCTGCGCGGCGCGAATCTGTGGAACGAAGTCAAGGACCGGCTGGGCAAGCCCGGCTCGGGCCTTTCCGGCGGGCAGCAGCAGCGGCTCTGCATCGCCCGGGCCATTGCCGTGGAGCCGCAGGTCATCCTGATGGACGAGCCCTGCTCTGCCCTGGACCCGATCTCCACGCTCGCCATTGAGGACCTCATCAACGATCTCAAGGACCAGTACACCGTGGTGATCGTGACCCACAACATGCAGCAGGCAGCGCGCGTTTCTGACCGGACAGCGTTCTTCAACATCGCCGGCACCGGAAAGCCGGGCAAGCTGATCGAGGTCGGGGACACCCACACCATGTTCAGCAACCCGACGCAGAAGGCGACGGAAGACTACGTGTCCGGCCGCTTCGGGTAG
- the pstA gene encoding phosphate ABC transporter permease PstA, with protein sequence MTSTLTPVQKRSALTKGQLPKWAPYLVLGIALILGAAILALIGFNAFGWGIVSAILFAAGLVGWSAIVEGARRAKDKLATCLVVGAFLVALLPLISVIWTVLVNGLPGLTDPGFLSTSMNGVTGAFDNKSVEEGAPVVGGIYHALLGTVQITLLATVISVPVGLLTAVYLVEYGNDRALARAITFFVDVMTGIPSIVAGLFAAAFFFAIVGPGTKTGAVAAVALSVLMIPVVVRSSEEMLKIVPNELREAAYALGVRKWRTILKVVIPTAISGIASGVTLAIARVIGETAPILVTAGFATSINTNVFAGWMASLPTFIYTQILNPTSPSNPDPSSQRAWGAALVLIILVMLLNLGARLIARLFAPKAGR encoded by the coding sequence ATGACCTCCACCCTGACCCCCGTCCAGAAGCGGTCGGCCCTCACCAAGGGCCAGTTGCCGAAGTGGGCCCCCTACCTGGTCCTGGGAATCGCCCTGATTCTCGGCGCCGCCATCCTGGCCCTGATCGGCTTCAACGCCTTCGGCTGGGGGATCGTCTCGGCCATCCTGTTCGCCGCCGGCCTCGTCGGCTGGAGCGCCATCGTGGAAGGCGCCCGCAGGGCCAAGGACAAGCTGGCCACCTGCCTGGTCGTCGGCGCCTTCCTGGTCGCGCTCCTCCCGCTGATCTCCGTGATCTGGACCGTGCTCGTGAACGGCCTGCCGGGCCTCACGGACCCGGGCTTCCTCAGCACGTCCATGAACGGTGTCACCGGCGCGTTCGACAACAAGAGCGTCGAGGAAGGCGCCCCGGTAGTCGGCGGTATCTACCATGCGCTGCTGGGCACCGTGCAGATCACGCTCCTGGCGACCGTCATCTCCGTGCCTGTCGGCCTGCTGACCGCCGTTTACCTCGTGGAGTACGGCAACGACCGCGCGCTGGCCCGCGCGATCACCTTCTTCGTCGACGTCATGACCGGGATCCCCTCGATCGTGGCAGGCCTGTTCGCCGCAGCGTTCTTCTTCGCCATCGTCGGTCCGGGGACTAAGACCGGCGCGGTCGCCGCCGTCGCGCTGTCCGTGCTGATGATTCCCGTGGTGGTGCGCTCCAGCGAGGAGATGCTCAAGATCGTCCCGAACGAGCTCCGCGAAGCCGCCTACGCGCTCGGCGTGCGCAAGTGGCGGACCATCCTCAAGGTGGTCATCCCGACGGCGATCTCCGGCATCGCCTCGGGCGTCACCCTCGCGATCGCCCGCGTGATCGGCGAGACCGCACCGATCCTGGTCACCGCAGGCTTCGCCACCTCCATCAACACCAACGTGTTCGCCGGCTGGATGGCTTCGCTGCCCACCTTCATCTACACGCAGATCCTGAACCCCACGTCACCGTCGAACCCGGACCCGTCCTCCCAGCGCGCCTGGGGAGCGGCCCTGGTCCTCATCATCCTGGTGATGCTGCTCAACCTCGGCGCCCGGCTGATTGCCCGCCTCTTCGCCCCCAAGGCCGGCCGCTAG
- the pstC gene encoding phosphate ABC transporter permease subunit PstC, giving the protein MTTTSLTSSRGAGRAGDKVFSAATLAAGCLILAVLFGVALFLVIQAIPALTASPDQIQGGEGFFAYIWPIVIGTLIASAIALVIATPVAIGVALFISHFAPRQLASGLGYLIDLLAAIPSVVYGAWGAAFLAKEISPAYNWLADNMGWLPIFQGPASATGKTILTAGIVLSVMVLPIITSLSREIFLQTPKLHEEAALALGATRWEMIRMAVLPFARPGIVSAVMLGLGRALGETMAVALVLSSGALTASLIQSGNQTIAAEIALNFPEASGLQVSTLIAAGLVLFLITLGVNMIARWIIIRHKEFSGAN; this is encoded by the coding sequence GTGACCACCACCTCCCTGACCTCGTCCCGGGGCGCAGGCCGCGCCGGGGACAAAGTCTTCTCGGCAGCCACCCTGGCCGCAGGGTGCCTGATCCTGGCCGTGCTCTTCGGAGTGGCGCTTTTCCTCGTCATCCAGGCAATTCCCGCCCTCACGGCCTCCCCGGACCAGATCCAGGGCGGCGAAGGCTTCTTCGCCTACATCTGGCCGATCGTGATCGGCACGCTGATCGCATCCGCCATCGCCCTCGTCATCGCCACACCGGTCGCGATCGGCGTCGCCCTGTTCATCTCGCACTTCGCCCCGCGGCAGCTTGCCTCCGGCCTCGGCTATCTGATCGACCTGCTGGCCGCCATCCCCTCGGTGGTCTATGGCGCCTGGGGCGCGGCGTTCCTGGCCAAGGAAATCTCGCCGGCCTACAACTGGCTGGCCGACAACATGGGCTGGTTGCCGATCTTCCAAGGTCCGGCATCGGCAACCGGCAAGACCATCCTGACCGCGGGAATCGTCCTGTCCGTCATGGTGCTGCCCATCATCACCTCGCTGAGCCGCGAGATCTTCCTGCAGACCCCCAAGCTGCACGAAGAAGCGGCCCTCGCGCTCGGCGCCACCCGCTGGGAAATGATCCGGATGGCTGTGCTGCCCTTCGCCCGCCCCGGCATTGTCAGCGCCGTGATGCTGGGACTGGGCCGCGCGCTCGGCGAGACGATGGCGGTGGCGCTCGTGCTGTCCTCCGGCGCCCTCACCGCGAGCCTGATCCAGTCCGGCAACCAGACTATCGCCGCCGAAATCGCGCTGAACTTCCCGGAGGCCAGCGGACTCCAGGTCAGCACGCTGATCGCTGCCGGCCTGGTCCTGTTCCTCATTACCCTCGGCGTGAACATGATCGCCCGCTGGATCATCATCCGGCACAAAGAATTCTCGGGAGCCAACTAA
- the pstS gene encoding phosphate ABC transporter substrate-binding protein PstS, whose product MKALRFGRHAAIAVIAAGALALTACGSDNATNAPAATQTATGPKVTGTLTGIGSSAQGAAMDVWKTNFASANQGATVQYSPDGSGAGRKAILDGSAQFAGSDAYLKDEEYASAMAKCGPEGALNIPVYISPIAVAFNLPDITELNLDAPTVAKIFRGEIATWNDPAIAALNPDATLPDLKVTPVSRSDDSGTTSNFTDYLAAAAPEAWTDKSAGIWPASLAGENAKGTSGVVKTVTDTPGAVTYADDSAVSGKLGIAQIKVGETFTKISADAAAKAVDAGTPVEGRNANDLSIKLDRTTTIEGAYPIVLVSFHIVCSSYDTQETVDLVKAFESYVVSDTGQQAAADAAKSAPLSKTLQDKALKSIESIKVKS is encoded by the coding sequence GTGAAGGCACTCCGCTTCGGCCGCCACGCGGCTATCGCTGTCATCGCAGCCGGCGCACTCGCGCTTACCGCTTGTGGTTCTGATAACGCCACGAACGCCCCGGCCGCCACGCAGACGGCGACGGGCCCGAAGGTCACCGGCACGCTGACCGGCATCGGCTCCTCTGCACAGGGTGCGGCCATGGACGTCTGGAAGACCAACTTTGCCTCGGCAAACCAGGGCGCCACCGTGCAGTACTCCCCGGACGGCTCGGGCGCCGGACGCAAGGCCATCCTGGACGGCTCCGCACAGTTCGCCGGCTCCGACGCCTACCTCAAGGACGAGGAGTACGCCAGCGCCATGGCCAAGTGCGGTCCCGAGGGCGCGCTCAACATCCCGGTCTACATTTCCCCGATTGCCGTGGCCTTCAACCTGCCCGACATCACCGAACTGAACCTTGACGCGCCCACCGTCGCCAAGATCTTCCGCGGCGAAATCGCCACGTGGAATGATCCGGCCATCGCCGCCCTGAACCCGGACGCCACGCTGCCGGACCTCAAGGTCACCCCGGTGAGCCGCTCGGATGATTCCGGCACCACCTCCAACTTCACCGACTACCTGGCCGCCGCCGCCCCCGAGGCCTGGACCGACAAGTCCGCGGGCATCTGGCCCGCATCCCTGGCGGGCGAGAACGCCAAGGGAACCTCCGGCGTGGTCAAGACCGTCACCGACACCCCAGGCGCCGTTACCTACGCCGACGACTCCGCCGTCAGCGGCAAGCTCGGCATCGCGCAGATCAAGGTCGGCGAGACTTTCACGAAGATCTCCGCCGATGCGGCTGCCAAGGCAGTCGACGCCGGCACGCCGGTTGAAGGCCGCAACGCCAACGACCTGTCCATCAAGCTGGACCGCACCACCACGATCGAGGGCGCTTACCCGATCGTGCTGGTTTCCTTCCACATCGTGTGCTCCAGCTACGACACGCAGGAAACCGTCGACCTCGTGAAGGCCTTCGAAAGCTACGTCGTCTCCGACACCGGGCAGCAGGCAGCGGCCGACGCCGCCAAGTCCGCCCCGCTGTCCAAGACCCTGCAGGACAAGGCGCTGAAGTCGATCGAATCCATCAAGGTCAAGTCCTAG
- a CDS encoding aromatic acid exporter family protein, protein MAPSTGLSASARFLRSRVRTGFVRSRNSLLPAVQMTACAVGAYAFAEYVLGHTGPLFAATSSLIALGFSRDPRLRRVVEVGLGCTIGIVVGDLLLHWLGAGIWQAAVVLLFSILLARFLDSGTIFTTQLGLQSLLVVLLPAPDGGPFTRSIDAVVGGIFALLVTILIPKDPRREPRKDVKKLLHELAEVLRECASALSYSDSTQAWHALIRGRNCQSLVDAMRLSLRSSGEVATLAPAYRRHREELDQMEQSLDYIDLALRNSRVFARRLTSAINHAALSDEATQNIAEVLQETATAVDELSLGLAEMHDGVRRAHLRTARAELREIAGRLHPRLLDVQLLEGETVVMLFRPLMVDLLEAAGVDAKEARDILPPL, encoded by the coding sequence ATGGCCCCGTCTACTGGACTTTCCGCAAGCGCCCGTTTCCTGCGCAGCCGGGTCCGTACGGGCTTTGTCCGGAGCCGGAACTCGCTCCTGCCGGCAGTCCAGATGACTGCCTGCGCGGTGGGCGCCTACGCCTTCGCCGAGTACGTGCTCGGTCACACAGGCCCGCTGTTCGCGGCCACCTCGTCCCTGATTGCCCTCGGTTTTTCCCGCGATCCCAGACTGCGCCGGGTGGTGGAAGTGGGCCTGGGCTGCACCATCGGCATCGTGGTCGGGGACCTCCTGCTCCACTGGCTGGGCGCGGGAATCTGGCAGGCCGCCGTCGTTCTCCTCTTCTCGATCCTGCTGGCGCGCTTCCTGGACAGCGGCACCATTTTCACCACCCAGCTGGGGCTGCAGTCCCTGCTGGTGGTGCTGCTGCCGGCGCCCGACGGCGGCCCGTTCACCCGCAGCATCGACGCCGTCGTGGGCGGCATCTTCGCACTGCTGGTAACGATCCTCATCCCCAAGGACCCGCGCCGTGAACCCCGCAAGGACGTGAAGAAGCTCCTGCATGAGCTCGCCGAGGTGCTGCGGGAATGCGCCTCCGCGCTGAGCTACAGCGATTCCACCCAGGCCTGGCATGCACTGATCCGCGGGCGGAACTGCCAGTCCCTCGTCGATGCGATGCGCCTGTCGCTCCGGTCCTCGGGCGAGGTGGCCACCCTGGCGCCCGCCTACCGGCGGCACCGGGAGGAGCTCGACCAGATGGAGCAGTCGCTGGACTATATCGATCTCGCGCTGCGCAACAGCCGGGTCTTTGCCCGCCGCCTGACCAGCGCCATCAACCATGCAGCGCTCTCCGACGAGGCCACCCAGAACATTGCCGAGGTCCTGCAGGAGACGGCCACCGCCGTCGACGAACTCTCCCTGGGCCTGGCGGAAATGCACGACGGCGTCCGCCGCGCCCATCTGCGGACGGCCCGGGCCGAGCTGCGGGAAATCGCCGGCCGGCTGCATCCCCGGCTGCTGGACGTGCAGCTGCTGGAGGGCGAAACGGTGGTCATGCTGTTCCGTCCGCTGATGGTGGACCTGCTGGAAGCCGCCGGGGTCGATGCCAAGGAAGCCCGGGACATCCTCCCTCCGCTCTAG
- the radA gene encoding DNA repair protein RadA, translating into MATKTSRASKAPGYKCAECGWTTAKWVGRCGECQAWGTVEETGAAVARTTAATTVLEPARRIAEVDATTAAFLPTGVDELDRVLGGGLVPGAVILLAGEPGVGKSTLLLDVAAKFARTAQDVLYITGEESAAQVKLRADRIDAVAESLYLSAETDLGQALGQVEKLEPRLLVVDSVQTLSSADVEGSAGGVSQVREVAASLIAAAKRRNMTTLLVGHVTKDGSIAGPRLLEHLVDVVCQFEGERHSRLRLLRAVKNRYGPTDDVGCFDLNEDGIVGLADPSGLFVSRTKEPVSGTCITVTLEGRRPLLAEVQSLLAESASSQPRRATSGLDSSRVAMLLAVLQQRAGCLLHKDDSYVATVGGVKLSEPATDLAVALAVASAKAKKPLPQRLIAFGEVGLAGEVRPVPGINQRIQEAHRLGFTHAVVPASPNGPGPVPAGFSVREVGHLAEALGLLIS; encoded by the coding sequence ATGGCTACCAAGACTTCCCGGGCTTCCAAGGCGCCGGGCTACAAATGCGCCGAGTGCGGCTGGACCACGGCGAAATGGGTGGGCCGCTGCGGCGAGTGCCAGGCCTGGGGCACCGTGGAGGAGACCGGCGCCGCCGTGGCCCGGACTACGGCGGCCACGACCGTCCTGGAGCCGGCACGCCGGATCGCCGAGGTAGACGCCACCACCGCGGCCTTCCTGCCCACCGGTGTCGACGAACTGGACCGCGTGCTCGGCGGCGGGCTGGTCCCGGGCGCCGTGATCCTGCTGGCGGGTGAGCCCGGCGTGGGAAAGTCCACCCTGCTGCTGGACGTCGCGGCCAAGTTTGCCCGCACCGCGCAGGACGTCCTCTACATCACCGGCGAGGAGTCCGCGGCGCAGGTCAAGCTCCGCGCGGACCGGATCGACGCCGTCGCCGAGTCCCTCTACCTTTCCGCGGAAACGGACCTCGGCCAGGCCCTGGGCCAGGTGGAGAAGCTCGAACCCCGCCTGCTCGTGGTGGACTCCGTCCAGACGCTCAGCAGCGCCGACGTCGAAGGCAGCGCCGGCGGCGTCTCCCAGGTACGCGAGGTCGCAGCCTCCCTCATCGCCGCGGCCAAGCGCCGCAACATGACGACGCTGCTGGTGGGACACGTGACCAAGGACGGCTCCATCGCCGGCCCCCGGCTGCTCGAGCACCTCGTGGACGTCGTCTGCCAGTTCGAGGGCGAGCGGCACTCCCGGCTCCGGCTGCTGCGTGCCGTCAAGAACCGCTACGGACCCACCGACGACGTCGGCTGCTTTGACCTGAACGAGGACGGCATCGTGGGCCTGGCCGATCCCAGCGGGCTGTTTGTCTCACGGACCAAGGAACCGGTCTCCGGAACCTGCATCACGGTGACCCTCGAGGGGCGCCGCCCGCTGCTGGCAGAGGTGCAGTCCCTGCTGGCCGAAAGCGCCAGCTCGCAGCCCCGCCGGGCCACGAGCGGGCTGGACAGCTCCCGGGTTGCGATGCTGCTTGCCGTGCTGCAGCAGCGGGCAGGCTGCCTGCTCCACAAGGATGATTCGTACGTCGCGACCGTCGGCGGCGTGAAGCTCAGCGAGCCGGCCACGGACCTCGCCGTCGCCCTGGCCGTGGCCTCCGCGAAGGCCAAGAAACCCCTGCCGCAGCGGCTCATCGCTTTCGGCGAGGTTGGCCTGGCCGGCGAGGTCCGTCCCGTGCCCGGCATCAACCAGCGCATCCAGGAGGCCCACCGGCTGGGGTTCACGCACGCGGTGGTCCCCGCCAGCCCGAATGGCCCAGGTCCGGTGCCGGCCGGGTTCTCCGTGCGGGAAGTCGGGCACCTCGCCGAGGCCCTGGGGCTGTTGATCAGCTGA